From Apium graveolens cultivar Ventura chromosome 9, ASM990537v1, whole genome shotgun sequence, the proteins below share one genomic window:
- the LOC141686154 gene encoding uncharacterized protein LOC141686154, translating into MWRVREDIGSLAKRFRDFGFVETGGRSLEGSVEEGGSGFNLDDSGFVDKRQVDLNHRTAVLEGQSNKTISCFYCLLVHGSDLWRVEASTGSDSSGSEDSSSLLVQLGPILYIRDATFLLPVHFSSQHLLWYGYDRKNGMHTICPAVWSKNRSCSMMSLICLNPLACPFIDLQHPNGQFTYTSGEGLSTSAFLPFRGGLLQAQGQYPGEMKFSYSRKNKWGTRITPTVQWPDRSFTVGLDQALSLKRSGLMVRPSVQVR; encoded by the exons ATGTGGAGAGTTCGAGAGGATATTGGATCGTTGGCTAAGCGGTTTAGGGATTTTGGGTTTGTTGAGACGGGTGGGCGGAGTTTAGAGGGTTCGGTTGAAGAAGGGGGTTCGGGTTTTAATTTGGATGATTCGGGATTTGTTGATAAGCGACAG GTTGACCTAAACCATAGGACAGCAGTACTTGAAGGGCAAAGTAACAAAACTATTAGTTGTTTCTACTGCTTGTTAGTGCACG GATCGGATTTGTGGAGGGTGGAAGCATCAACCGGAAGCGACTCTTCGGGAAGTGAAGATTCATCATCCCTCCTTGTCCAGCTTGGTCCGATACTTTACATTCGTGATGCTACTTTTCTTTTGCCGGTTCATTTCTCCAGTCAGCACTTGCTTTGGTACGGATATGATAGGAAG AATGGAATGCATACTATCTGCCCTGCTGTGTGGTCGAAGAATAGGAGTTGCTCCATGATGTCTCTCATTTGTCTCAACCCATTAGCATGT CCGTTCATTGATTTGCAGCATCCCAATGGCCAATTTACGTACACATCTGGTGAAGGGTTATCTACAAGTGCTTTTCTACCTTTCCGTGGGGGTTTACTTCAAGCACAGGGTCAATATCCAGGAGAGATGAAGTTTAGCTACTCGCGCAAG AACAAATGGGGAACACGAATCACACCAACAGTGCAATGGCCTGACAGATCATTTACAGTGGGTCTTGATCAAGCTTTATCTTTGAAGAGATCTGGTCTTATGGTTAGACCATCTGTCCAAGTCAGGTGA